Proteins encoded together in one Tripterygium wilfordii isolate XIE 37 chromosome 14, ASM1340144v1, whole genome shotgun sequence window:
- the LOC120015637 gene encoding uncharacterized protein LOC120015637 yields MEIESVKCECCGLKEDCTQEYISQVKDKFDGKWLCGLCSEAVRDEVSRGNNKTFGMEEAVNAHMSFCGKFKSNPAVRVADGMRQMLRRRSGDLAASSSKKYNRSASTKLY; encoded by the coding sequence ATGGAGATTGAGTCTGTTAAATGTGAGTGTTGTGGGTTGAAAGAGGATTGTACCCAAGAGTATATTAGCCAAGTGAAGGACAAATTTGATGGGAAATGGCTTTGTGGGTTATGTTCAGAGGCTGTGAGGGATGAAGTCAGTAGAGGGAATAATAAGACATTTGGGATGGAAGAAGCAGTGAATGCTCATATGTCATTTTGTGggaaattcaaatcaaatcctGCAGTGAGAGTTGCTGATGGTATGAGGCAGATGCTCAGGAGGAGATCAGGTGATTtggctgcttcttcttctaagAAATATAACAGATCAGCAAGCACTAAGTTGTACTGA